The Lycium ferocissimum isolate CSIRO_LF1 chromosome 1, AGI_CSIRO_Lferr_CH_V1, whole genome shotgun sequence genome includes a region encoding these proteins:
- the LOC132059751 gene encoding uncharacterized protein LOC132059751 isoform X4, whose amino-acid sequence MFKSARWKSEKNKIKVVFKLQFHATQVAGDAVMISVVPADVGKPTLKLEKATVRDGSCYWDKTVLETVKFIQEPKSGKIHEKIYYFILGTGSSKSGVVGEASIDFSNYAESKISSVSLPLKNSKSGALLHVSIQRIQDSSDQSFVEEIENAKPNSDNMILSTQLSNDDIEASLKSNSSVDGRINKPILQNGKLNGNHQASGESDITMSSSRSSSGLYTPREINMERNIGHQDHVNFPFSPNHALVIRKPSIDASTTVSEENQQLEWLVGPALEVSTDGSSSTPREALSRLASQEASDVVVAKLKSELAVFARQVEVSDLELQTLRKQIVKESKKGQDLSKEVANLKKERDALKEECDKLKASQRRLDDAKSKDKLLYEKGDLQTIVSELRQELDYQKDLNANLEIQLQKTQEANSELILAVRDLDEMLDQKNKENVTSSDTEKFPDVISKHEMTNEDDEEQKALEQLVRDHSDVKDTYMLEQKITDLLGEIEIYRRERDDLKMQMEQLALDNEILKQENHDMLYKLEQSEIQEQLKMQYECATSYATVTELESRITSLENELNKQSKELSGSLATINELEEELEKQAEGFEADLDTLSRDKVEQEQRTIRAEEELRKTRWQNVCTAERLQEELKGLSMQMEFSLEANERLATKAFHEANELRLQKLYLEETLQKSSEDYKAKILELSSQVTDMFGRMEKLHSEIEEKSVQLGKQEELAKETEQRLSEKIISLEADIENLLTDKNTLMGELEKTRKSIEDMQLLIEQGHGERRELETRLALVEKELNNTSSLMDEKENLILELYLEVDILCNETKKSLFEDEVEKENLRKQVSVLKDDLKKKEDMLNCLDKKLMDANSLKERIKLLESQIKLKEDALDDTINSFIEKEKDHQDKIEELERRLEEPQQSTERLFEQKSEKVATEDLNIATTTCTKDENPSQTLSTESNGCCSDEEMESPASNNRNLEELSKETELLWERNKLMEVELKEMQGRYSEISLKFAEVEGERQKLYMKLRNIKSAKKELVK is encoded by the exons atgtttaagtCAGCAAGGTGGAAGAGTgagaaaaacaagattaaagttGTCTTCAAATTGCAGTTTCATGCAACTCag GTAGCGGGGGATGCAGTGATGATATCCGTGGTTCCCGCAGATGTGGGGAAGCCAACGTTAAAATTAGAGAAGGCGACAGTTCGTGATGGGAGCTGTTACTGGGATAAAACAGTTCTTGAAACCGTGAAGTTCATTCAAGAACCGAAGTCAGGGAAGATTCATGAAAAGATCTATTACTTCATCCTGGGAACT GGGTCTTCAAAATCAGGAGTTGTTGGAGAAGCTTCGATTGATTTCTCGAATTATGCAGAGTCTAAGATATCCTCTGTTTCTCTTCCactcaaaaattcaaaatcggGAGCTTTATTGCAT GTTTCGATACAGAGGATTCAAGATTCTTCTGATCAAAG TTTTGTTGAAGAAATCGAAAATGCAAAACCAAATTCCGACAATATGATCTTGAGCACACAATTAAGCAATGATGACATAGAAGCTAGCCTTAAAAGCAATTCTTCAGTG GACGGTCGGATCAACAAACCTATTTTGCAGAATGGCAAACTGAATGGCAACCACCAAGCATCAGGTGAATCGGATATTACCATGTCCAGTTCCAGAAGCAGCTCAGGGCTTTATACGCCTCGGGAAATCAATATGGAAAGGAACATTGGCCATCAGGATCATGTAAACTTCCCATTCTCTCCAAATCACGCTTTGGTTATACGGAAGCCCAGTATTGATGCCTCTACAACAGTTTCTGAAGAAAATCAGCAATTGGAATGGCTGGTAGGTCCCGCTCTCGAAGTAAGTACAGACGGCTCTTCGAGCACTCCGAGAGAAGCTCTTTCAAGATTAGCATCACAAGAGGCGTCAGATGTTGTTGTTGCAAAGCTAAAATCCGAGCTTGCGGTTTTTGCTAGGCAGGTAGAAGTGTCGGACTTGGAACTTCAAACCCTACGTAAACAAATCGTCAAGGAGAGTAAAAAAGGTCAGGATTTGTCGAAAGAGGTTGCGAACCTGAAAAAAGAACGAGATGCTCTCAAAGAGGAATGTGATAAACTTAAAGCCTCCCAAAGACGGTTAGATGATGCAAAATCCAAAGACAAGTTGCTCTATGAAAAAGGGGATCTTCAAACTATTGTTAGTGAACTCAGGCAAGAATTGGATTATCAAAAGGATCTTAATGCAAATCTAGAAATACAACTTCAGAAGACACAAGAAGCGAATTCCGAGTTAATTCTCGCTGTACGTGACCTAGACGAAATGTTAGATCAGAAGAACAAAGAAAATGTTACATCTTCTGATACTGAGAAGTTTCCGGATGTTATCTCGAAGCATGAAATGACTAATGAAGACGATGAAGAGCAAAAGGCACTAGAGCAGCTCGTGAGAGACCATAGCGATGTAAAGGACACATATATGCTGGAGCAAAAGATCACGGACCTGCTTGGTGAAATCGAGATATACAG GAGAGAAAGAGATGACTTAAAGATGCAGATGGAGCAACTCGCACTCGACAATGAGATACTGAAGCAAGAAAACCACGACATGTTATACAAACTTGAGCAAAGTGAGATTCAAGAACAACTGAAGATGCAATATGAATGTGCAACTTCTTATGCAACCGTAACTGAACTTGAATCCCGGATTACGAGTTTAGAGAATGAGCTGAATAAGCAATCAAAAGAATTATCCGGTTCTTTGGCCACTATAAATGAGCTCGAAGAAGAACTAGAAAAGCAAGCTGAGGGATTTGAAGCTGATCTCGATACTCTTTCTCGTGATAAAGTCGAACAAGAGCAGAGAACAATACGAGCTGAAGAAGAATTGAGGAAGACAAGATGGCAAAATGTTTGTACAGCTGAGCGGCTTCAGGAAGAACTTAAAGGGCTCTCCATGCAAATGGAATTCTCATTAGAAGCGAACGAAAGGTTAGCTACTAAAGCGTTCCATGAAGCTAATGAACTCCGCCTACAAAAATTGTATTTGGAAGAGACGCTTCAAAAATCATCTGAGGATTATAAAGCAAAGATACTCGAGCTTTCTAGCCAAGTAACGGATATGTTTGGTCGAATGGAAAAGTTGCACTcggaaattgaagaaaaatcagTGCAATTGGGAAAACAAGAAGAGCTGGCTAAAGAAACTGAGCAGCGCTTGTCGGAGAAAATCATCTCTCTTGAAGCGGATATTGAAAATCTATTAACGGACAAGAATACGCTAATGGGCGAGTTGGAAAAGACGAGGAAATCAATTGAGGACATGCAATTACTTATCGAGCAAGGTCACGGTGAAAGAAGAGAACTCGAAACTAGGCTAGCTTTAGTGGAAAAAGAATTAAACAACACGAGTTCTCTTATGGATGAGAAGGAGAATTTAATTTTGGAACTGTATTTGGAAGTGGATATACTTTGCAATGAGACAAAGAAATCTTTGTTCGAGGACGAAGTGgagaaagaaaatttgagaaagcaGGTGTCCGTGTTAAAAGACGATctgaagaagaaagaggacaTGCTGAATTGTTTGGACAAAAAGCTCATGGATGCGAATAGTCTAAAAGAGAGGATAAAGTTGCTTGAG AGTCAGATCAAGCTGAAGGAAGATGCACTTGATGACACAATTAATTCGTTTATCGAGAAGGAGAAAGATCATCAAGACAAAATCGAAGAGTTAGAAAGAAGATTAGAAGAACCCCAGCAGAGCACAGAAAGGCTTTTCGAACAAAAGTCCGAAAAG GTGGCTACGGAAGATCTAAATATCGCAACTACAACATGTACGAAAGATGAAAATCCCAGTCAAACATTGTCTACAGAGAG CAACGGCTGTTGTTCGGATGAGGAAATGGAAAGCCCAGCATCGAATAACAGAAATCTCGAAGAACTGTCAAAAGAAACGGAACTACTGTGGGAGAGGAACAAGTTAATGGAAGTTGAACTAAAAGAAATGCAAGGGAGATATTCAGAAATAAGCCTCAAATTTGCAGAGGTAGAAGGAGAAAGACAGAAGCTTTATATGAAACTGCGGAACATTAAGAGCGCGAAAAAAGAGCTTGTAAAATAG
- the LOC132059751 gene encoding uncharacterized protein LOC132059751 isoform X5 encodes MSSSRSSSGLYTPREINMERNIGHQDHVNFPFSPNHALVIRKPSIDASTTVSEENQQLEWLVGPALEVSTDGSSSTPREALSRLASQEASDVVVAKLKSELAVFARQVEVSDLELQTLRKQIVKESKKGQDLSKEVANLKKERDALKEECDKLKASQRRLDDAKSKDKLLYEKGDLQTIVSELRQELDYQKDLNANLEIQLQKTQEANSELILAVRDLDEMLDQKNKENVTSSDTEKFPDVISKHEMTNEDDEEQKALEQLVRDHSDVKDTYMLEQKITDLLGEIEIYRRERDDLKMQMEQLALDNEILKQENHDMLYKLEQSEIQEQLKMQYECATSYATVTELESRITSLENELNKQSKELSGSLATINELEEELEKQAEGFEADLDTLSRDKVEQEQRTIRAEEELRKTRWQNVCTAERLQEELKGLSMQMEFSLEANERLATKAFHEANELRLQKLYLEETLQKSSEDYKAKILELSSQVTDMFGRMEKLHSEIEEKSVQLGKQEELAKETEQRLSEKIISLEADIENLLTDKNTLMGELEKTRKSIEDMQLLIEQGHGERRELETRLALVEKELNNTSSLMDEKENLILELYLEVDILCNETKKSLFEDEVEKENLRKQVSVLKDDLKKKEDMLNCLDKKLMDANSLKERIKLLESQIKLKEDALDDTINSFIEKEKDHQDKIEELERRLEEPQQSTERLFEQKSEKVSIGTHCSTRIKEFLSDVTLIQVATEDLNIATTTCTKDENPSQTLSTESSNGCCSDEEMESPASNNRNLEELSKETELLWERNKLMEVELKEMQGRYSEISLKFAEVEGERQKLYMKLRNIKSAKKELVK; translated from the exons ATGTCCAGTTCCAGAAGCAGCTCAGGGCTTTATACGCCTCGGGAAATCAATATGGAAAGGAACATTGGCCATCAGGATCATGTAAACTTCCCATTCTCTCCAAATCACGCTTTGGTTATACGGAAGCCCAGTATTGATGCCTCTACAACAGTTTCTGAAGAAAATCAGCAATTGGAATGGCTGGTAGGTCCCGCTCTCGAAGTAAGTACAGACGGCTCTTCGAGCACTCCGAGAGAAGCTCTTTCAAGATTAGCATCACAAGAGGCGTCAGATGTTGTTGTTGCAAAGCTAAAATCCGAGCTTGCGGTTTTTGCTAGGCAGGTAGAAGTGTCGGACTTGGAACTTCAAACCCTACGTAAACAAATCGTCAAGGAGAGTAAAAAAGGTCAGGATTTGTCGAAAGAGGTTGCGAACCTGAAAAAAGAACGAGATGCTCTCAAAGAGGAATGTGATAAACTTAAAGCCTCCCAAAGACGGTTAGATGATGCAAAATCCAAAGACAAGTTGCTCTATGAAAAAGGGGATCTTCAAACTATTGTTAGTGAACTCAGGCAAGAATTGGATTATCAAAAGGATCTTAATGCAAATCTAGAAATACAACTTCAGAAGACACAAGAAGCGAATTCCGAGTTAATTCTCGCTGTACGTGACCTAGACGAAATGTTAGATCAGAAGAACAAAGAAAATGTTACATCTTCTGATACTGAGAAGTTTCCGGATGTTATCTCGAAGCATGAAATGACTAATGAAGACGATGAAGAGCAAAAGGCACTAGAGCAGCTCGTGAGAGACCATAGCGATGTAAAGGACACATATATGCTGGAGCAAAAGATCACGGACCTGCTTGGTGAAATCGAGATATACAG GAGAGAAAGAGATGACTTAAAGATGCAGATGGAGCAACTCGCACTCGACAATGAGATACTGAAGCAAGAAAACCACGACATGTTATACAAACTTGAGCAAAGTGAGATTCAAGAACAACTGAAGATGCAATATGAATGTGCAACTTCTTATGCAACCGTAACTGAACTTGAATCCCGGATTACGAGTTTAGAGAATGAGCTGAATAAGCAATCAAAAGAATTATCCGGTTCTTTGGCCACTATAAATGAGCTCGAAGAAGAACTAGAAAAGCAAGCTGAGGGATTTGAAGCTGATCTCGATACTCTTTCTCGTGATAAAGTCGAACAAGAGCAGAGAACAATACGAGCTGAAGAAGAATTGAGGAAGACAAGATGGCAAAATGTTTGTACAGCTGAGCGGCTTCAGGAAGAACTTAAAGGGCTCTCCATGCAAATGGAATTCTCATTAGAAGCGAACGAAAGGTTAGCTACTAAAGCGTTCCATGAAGCTAATGAACTCCGCCTACAAAAATTGTATTTGGAAGAGACGCTTCAAAAATCATCTGAGGATTATAAAGCAAAGATACTCGAGCTTTCTAGCCAAGTAACGGATATGTTTGGTCGAATGGAAAAGTTGCACTcggaaattgaagaaaaatcagTGCAATTGGGAAAACAAGAAGAGCTGGCTAAAGAAACTGAGCAGCGCTTGTCGGAGAAAATCATCTCTCTTGAAGCGGATATTGAAAATCTATTAACGGACAAGAATACGCTAATGGGCGAGTTGGAAAAGACGAGGAAATCAATTGAGGACATGCAATTACTTATCGAGCAAGGTCACGGTGAAAGAAGAGAACTCGAAACTAGGCTAGCTTTAGTGGAAAAAGAATTAAACAACACGAGTTCTCTTATGGATGAGAAGGAGAATTTAATTTTGGAACTGTATTTGGAAGTGGATATACTTTGCAATGAGACAAAGAAATCTTTGTTCGAGGACGAAGTGgagaaagaaaatttgagaaagcaGGTGTCCGTGTTAAAAGACGATctgaagaagaaagaggacaTGCTGAATTGTTTGGACAAAAAGCTCATGGATGCGAATAGTCTAAAAGAGAGGATAAAGTTGCTTGAG AGTCAGATCAAGCTGAAGGAAGATGCACTTGATGACACAATTAATTCGTTTATCGAGAAGGAGAAAGATCATCAAGACAAAATCGAAGAGTTAGAAAGAAGATTAGAAGAACCCCAGCAGAGCACAGAAAGGCTTTTCGAACAAAAGTCCGAAAAG GTCTCTATCGGCACACACTGTTCGACTCGTATTAAAGAGTTTCTGTCTGATGTTACATTGATACAGGTGGCTACGGAAGATCTAAATATCGCAACTACAACATGTACGAAAGATGAAAATCCCAGTCAAACATTGTCTACAGAGAG CAGCAACGGCTGTTGTTCGGATGAGGAAATGGAAAGCCCAGCATCGAATAACAGAAATCTCGAAGAACTGTCAAAAGAAACGGAACTACTGTGGGAGAGGAACAAGTTAATGGAAGTTGAACTAAAAGAAATGCAAGGGAGATATTCAGAAATAAGCCTCAAATTTGCAGAGGTAGAAGGAGAAAGACAGAAGCTTTATATGAAACTGCGGAACATTAAGAGCGCGAAAAAAGAGCTTGTAAAATAG